Proteins from a single region of Nakamurella deserti:
- a CDS encoding response regulator transcription factor has translation MTPSPVPSPPPILVALVDDYDVVLKGLAHMFDDYRDRILIAEIDANATLTDRVDIVLYDSFAQPESDHPELHELARSSRAGRVVMYTWNFHPDLVQQARDQGVGGYLSKTLPARELVEALERVHRGEVVISEPPRRAGSALGLDWPGRREGITDREAEILALITQGKSNAEVASLTYLSPNTVKSYIRSVYRKIGVESRTQAVLWGVDHGFTPDHHRIDHWLGGP, from the coding sequence ATGACCCCGTCACCGGTGCCCTCGCCGCCGCCCATCCTGGTCGCCCTCGTCGACGACTACGACGTGGTGCTGAAGGGGTTGGCGCACATGTTCGACGACTACCGCGACCGCATCCTGATCGCCGAGATCGACGCCAACGCCACTCTGACCGACAGAGTGGACATCGTGCTGTACGACTCCTTCGCGCAGCCGGAGTCCGATCATCCCGAGTTGCACGAGCTGGCCCGGAGCAGCCGGGCGGGCCGGGTGGTGATGTACACCTGGAACTTCCACCCCGACCTGGTCCAGCAGGCCCGCGATCAGGGGGTGGGCGGGTACCTGTCCAAGACACTGCCCGCGCGGGAACTCGTCGAGGCCCTGGAGCGGGTCCACCGGGGCGAGGTGGTCATCAGCGAGCCGCCGCGGCGGGCCGGCAGCGCGCTCGGTCTGGACTGGCCCGGCCGGCGCGAGGGCATCACCGACCGGGAGGCCGAGATCCTGGCCCTGATCACCCAGGGCAAGAGCAACGCCGAGGTGGCCTCGCTGACCTATCTCAGCCCCAACACCGTCAAGTCCTACATCCGCAGCGTCTACCGCAAGATCGGCGTGGAGAGCCGCACGCAGGCGGTGCTGTGGGGAGTCGACCACGGTTTCACGCCCGACCACCACCGCATCGACCACTGGCTGGGTGGCCCCTGA
- a CDS encoding GlsB/YeaQ/YmgE family stress response membrane protein, which yields MLGLIIGIIVVGLVAGALARLIVPGSQHISILATIVLGIVGSFVGGFLGYLIFHKDAQEGFLQPSGIIGSVIGAVIVLVLYLKFGSRNAVRR from the coding sequence ATGCTCGGACTCATCATCGGCATCATCGTGGTCGGCCTCGTCGCCGGCGCCCTCGCCCGGCTGATCGTGCCCGGCTCACAGCACATCTCGATCCTGGCGACGATCGTGCTCGGCATCGTCGGATCCTTCGTCGGTGGCTTCCTCGGCTACCTGATCTTCCACAAGGACGCGCAGGAAGGGTTCCTGCAGCCGTCGGGCATCATCGGCTCGGTCATCGGCGCCGTCATCGTCCTGGTCCTCTACCTGAAGTTCGGCAGCCGCAACGCCGTCCGGCGCTGA
- a CDS encoding MarR family winged helix-turn-helix transcriptional regulator: protein MEAGRLYRLIRQLRSVAGAATGDSAETVSPSIIAVMEDLAEHPDSSITEIVGRTGLVQSMVSTAVAQLRSDGVLRTTADPRDRRRTLVSMVPSASDGVVPRPGRSVDDALRQVRPELDDDRRAEVVRHLEQVAALLEH, encoded by the coding sequence ATGGAGGCAGGGCGCCTGTACCGGCTCATCCGTCAGCTGCGCAGCGTGGCGGGTGCGGCGACCGGTGATTCAGCGGAGACGGTGTCACCGAGCATCATCGCGGTGATGGAGGATCTGGCCGAGCATCCGGACAGTTCGATCACCGAGATCGTCGGCCGGACCGGTCTCGTCCAGAGCATGGTGTCCACCGCCGTCGCCCAGTTGCGTTCCGACGGGGTGTTGCGGACGACGGCCGACCCCCGTGACCGCCGCCGGACCCTCGTCTCGATGGTGCCGTCGGCGTCCGACGGGGTGGTGCCCCGCCCCGGGCGCTCCGTCGACGACGCGTTGCGTCAGGTCCGGCCCGAGCTCGACGACGACCGGCGGGCCGAGGTGGTCCGCCACCTCGAGCAGGTGGCGGCCCTGCTGGAACACTGA
- a CDS encoding heavy metal translocating P-type ATPase, whose product MTTPTTTTPTGVPDLDGTDVELTIGGMTCASCAARVEKKLNRMPGVSATVNYATEKARVTYGADTAPADLIATVEATGYTATLPPPPAPSAADPRVDDDVRPDDDPAAALRHRLLVTLALAVPVVAMAMVPGLQFRHWQWLSLTLAAPVVVWGAWPFHRAAWTNLRHGAATMDTLISTGVLAAFGWSLFALFVGDAGEPGMTMPFTLFAPRGGGADEIYLEVAAGVTVFLLAGRYAEARAKRRSGAALRALLALGAKEVAVLRSGVEVMIPVDRLAVDDHFVVRPGEKVATDGVVVTGASAVDVSLLTGESVPVDVGPGDPVVGATVNAGGRLVVRATRIGADTRLAQMARLVEDAQNGKTQVQRLADRVSAVFVPIVIALSVGTLGFWLGNGAPAVTAFSAAVAVLIIACPCALGLATPTALLVGTGRGAQLGILIKGPQVLESTRRVDTVLLDKTGTVTSGRMGVVDVTAADGEDPALVARLAGALEQSSEHPIAAAVTAAAGSAPLPGVSGFVAVPGRGVRGTVEGRRVVVGSPRMVVDDGSALPAELAAAVRAAGTAGRTPVVVGWDGRARGVLAVADTVKPSSAQAVAELRALGLRPMLLTGDSAAVAAEVAREVGIAGADVVAEVLPADKVATVRRLQERGHVVAMVGDGVNDAAALAAADLGLSMGTGTDVAIEASDLTLVRGDLRTAPTAIRLARRTLGTIRGNLFWAFAYNVAAIPLAAAGLLNPMLAGAAMALSSVFVVTNSLRLRAFRAAA is encoded by the coding sequence ATGACCACCCCCACCACCACGACTCCCACCGGGGTGCCCGACCTGGACGGCACCGACGTCGAACTCACCATCGGCGGCATGACGTGCGCCTCGTGTGCCGCCCGGGTCGAGAAGAAACTCAACCGGATGCCCGGCGTCAGCGCCACGGTCAACTACGCCACCGAGAAGGCACGGGTCACCTACGGCGCCGACACCGCACCCGCCGATCTGATCGCCACGGTCGAGGCCACCGGGTACACCGCCACCCTGCCGCCGCCGCCGGCTCCGTCCGCCGCCGACCCGCGGGTGGACGACGACGTCCGACCCGACGACGATCCGGCGGCCGCGCTGCGGCACCGCCTGCTGGTCACGCTCGCACTCGCCGTCCCGGTGGTGGCGATGGCGATGGTGCCGGGGCTGCAGTTCCGGCACTGGCAGTGGCTCTCGCTGACCCTGGCCGCCCCCGTCGTCGTCTGGGGCGCCTGGCCGTTCCATCGGGCGGCATGGACCAACCTGCGGCACGGTGCCGCCACCATGGACACGCTCATCTCCACGGGGGTGCTGGCCGCGTTCGGCTGGTCGCTGTTCGCCCTGTTCGTCGGTGACGCGGGCGAGCCGGGGATGACCATGCCGTTCACCCTGTTCGCCCCCCGCGGCGGCGGCGCGGACGAGATCTACCTCGAGGTCGCTGCCGGCGTCACGGTCTTCCTGTTGGCCGGCCGCTACGCCGAGGCCCGCGCGAAGCGGCGGTCCGGAGCCGCCCTGCGGGCGCTACTGGCCCTCGGCGCCAAGGAGGTGGCCGTGCTGCGGTCCGGGGTCGAGGTGATGATCCCGGTCGACCGGCTCGCGGTCGACGACCACTTCGTGGTGCGCCCGGGAGAGAAGGTCGCCACCGACGGCGTCGTCGTGACGGGGGCGTCGGCGGTGGACGTGTCGCTGCTGACCGGCGAGTCGGTGCCCGTGGACGTGGGTCCGGGTGACCCGGTCGTCGGGGCCACCGTCAACGCCGGCGGTCGGCTCGTCGTCCGGGCCACCCGGATCGGCGCCGACACCCGGCTCGCGCAGATGGCCCGTCTCGTCGAGGACGCGCAGAACGGCAAGACCCAGGTGCAGCGGCTGGCGGACCGGGTGTCGGCGGTGTTCGTGCCCATCGTGATCGCGCTGTCCGTCGGCACTCTCGGCTTCTGGCTGGGCAACGGCGCCCCGGCTGTGACGGCGTTCTCGGCCGCCGTCGCGGTGCTGATCATCGCCTGTCCGTGCGCCCTGGGGCTCGCCACGCCGACCGCCCTCCTGGTCGGCACAGGCCGGGGCGCGCAGCTGGGCATCCTCATCAAGGGCCCACAGGTCCTGGAGTCCACCCGCCGGGTCGACACGGTGCTGCTGGACAAGACCGGCACCGTGACCAGCGGCCGGATGGGCGTCGTGGACGTCACCGCCGCCGACGGAGAGGACCCCGCGCTGGTCGCGCGGCTGGCCGGTGCGCTCGAGCAGTCCTCGGAGCACCCCATCGCCGCCGCCGTCACGGCCGCGGCCGGGTCCGCACCCCTGCCCGGCGTCAGCGGCTTCGTGGCCGTTCCGGGTCGCGGAGTGCGGGGCACGGTCGAGGGCCGACGCGTCGTCGTGGGGTCCCCGCGGATGGTCGTCGACGACGGGTCGGCGTTGCCCGCCGAGCTCGCCGCCGCGGTCCGCGCCGCCGGAACGGCCGGGCGCACACCCGTCGTCGTCGGCTGGGACGGCCGGGCCCGGGGGGTGCTGGCCGTCGCCGACACCGTCAAGCCGTCCTCGGCGCAGGCCGTCGCCGAGCTACGGGCGCTCGGGCTGCGACCGATGCTGCTGACCGGGGACAGCGCCGCCGTCGCCGCGGAGGTCGCCCGGGAGGTCGGGATCGCCGGGGCCGACGTCGTCGCGGAGGTGCTGCCGGCCGACAAGGTGGCCACGGTCCGGCGGCTGCAGGAGCGGGGACACGTGGTGGCCATGGTGGGTGACGGGGTCAACGACGCCGCCGCGCTCGCCGCCGCGGACCTCGGACTGTCCATGGGCACCGGCACCGACGTGGCCATCGAGGCGTCCGATCTCACCCTCGTCCGCGGCGACCTGCGGACGGCACCGACGGCCATCCGGCTGGCCCGGCGGACCCTGGGCACGATCCGCGGCAACCTGTTCTGGGCCTTCGCCTACAACGTCGCAGCCATCCCGCTCGCCGCGGCGGGACTGCTCAACCCGATGCTGGCCGGGGCGGCGATGGCCCTCAGCTCGGTCTTCGTGGTCACCAACAGCCTGCGGCTGCGCGCGTTCCGCGCCGCGGCGTGA